CATGATTGGCACAGGTTAGCCACAGGAAAAGTGAAAAGGAATGCAAACTGAGTCAAAATGAAAATGCCTAGGTCTGAAGAAAATCTGGACACCCTAAGTGCTGCCCCTCTGGGGTCCACATTCACTAAGAATCTAGGAAATTCACTAGATCTTGTTCAGCCCCAATGTGTAGCGGCCATTTTTTTGGTGTTTGCTGGTCCCAGAATCATGTGTCCATTTCTGGACAAGGTCCTAGGGTTCATATGCACCAGGTATTCGTGAACTTGTCCTGGACCGAGCAGGCAGACAGTCTGGTGAGGTCTTTTAGCCCTTCTCACAAGCATATTTTCTTAATTGCAGATAATAAGAATACACAAAATTATAAGGCAACCAATCAcacagaaaaacaattttgaacatattttaatatttttaattctttaatgtttaataatccaataccatcattttacataggaggaactCAAAATCCAGAGAGAGGACGGACTTATGCCAGGTCGCTGAGCTTGAACCCAGAATTGGATTCCAAATTacatcttctggctccaaatctaacCCTCCATCTACTAGGGCCATTCACCATCACCTGGGAAGGTAGGCAGCTCcctcattcccatttcacagatgagacaGTTAAGAACCTTAGAGGATATAGTGCCTAGCCCAGGGCTACAGAACTGTGAGGTCACCATCAGGATCTCCATATCACCCCAATCCTCAGGTAACCTTGCTCCCACCACACTTCCTTGCCTCCCTTACAAGTCACTGCTTAGACCTGCTCATTTTACCTCCAAGGAAAGaaattctccttttcccctcaaaGGGCAGGTCTGTGTCCCCATAGCTGTGCTGGCAAGAAACCCCCATGCCTGAGTCTTATGGAGAGGAGATGGTGGCAGATGGGTTTAAGAACTGAATGAATTTCCTTCATTAGTCTTTTGGCTCACACCCCTGAGAGAGGGAACTAGTTGCTGTTGTCTTCTAGGTCCCAGGAACCTGGCACCTAGGGGCTATTTAAAGGTCTGGAAGGCCTAACCACCAAGGGCAGGAGGCCACTCTATTGTTAAAGGGGTCAAGCCCCAATCCCATGATGAGCTTGTTAGAGAAAACCTTTCCTGGATGGCTGGCATGCCCATTAGGGACTGTTAATCCACCCAAAAGGATTTGGGTTGAGCTTGGCAAAGTGTTATTGGCTACCAGATGGTGCCTatacacagagagcacagggtagcTGGGCATTATCAACAGGCCCTAATGACCAGATGATGTCAGAGGATGCCCTAGTTGTAGAAAGACTTgatgtggttgttcagtcattccagtcacACCCTATTCTTGgtgaccccaattggggttttctcggcaaagatactccagcttattttacagatgaggaaactgaggcagagtcaagtgacttgcccatttcCTGAGTCCTGATCTGAAtgaatgtcttcctgactccaggcttggtgctctagccactgggCAATCTAGCTACCATGAATCTTGGACAGTTATTTGGAATTCTGTTGAGTGAATCTTTTGCCTCGTGGTGAGGGTAGGCTGGGTATGGGAGTGGTCTGGTcccagaactctggaatttctgCATGGAAAAAGGGTAGAAAGGACAGTGTAGCCTGGGAGATGGCaggggagcaggagaaggaaagaggatgctggagggagggaggaaatcgGAGACCTGGTGGCTTCCAGTAGGCCAGATGATCAAGCCCCACTTTCTTGTTAACAATCCACCCACCCAACCCAATTTGACTTCCCAATGACCATTCGATAGTACCATTCAATAGTActtctaaggtttacaaaggacttCCTTCTGTTGCAACGATGTGGGAGGGAGGACTACAGTGGTTTAAAGAGACCAGTGCTCATCACAGCACAGTGGCTAAGAccagtttcttcctctaagcCCCAGACTTGCCCTGTGACATTAGGCTTCAGAAAAGGCAGTAAAACCTTAGAGACCCCTGGAGCCCAATGCCCTCCTTCCTAAAAACAATACTAGAgaagaatttaagctccttgagtggGCAAAGCAGGGAAACTGTGGCACCTGAATGTCCaacagatatcttaaactcagcatatcTAAAAAGGAACTCGTTATGGGGCCCCCttttcctcccccacctcttACCTTCCCAGTTGCTTAGAAGGTTCCACATCTTCTCAGGTCCTCAGGCTCTCAACCCAGAAATCATCCTGGATGATGCCTCTTACTCGATCTGTCACCGCCCCCCATCCCTGTCCAATATGGTGCCGATTTCACCTTTGGGACATCTCTGGAATTTGCCCCCTTCTGTCCTTGAATGCTAGCCCCACTCTAGcccagaccctcatcacctcatgccctGATTACTCCAATAGCTGCTggggtctgtctgcctcaagtctcttccccactccagtccacccTCCATTTAGCCACCAACGTGATTTTCCTAATCTTCTGTTTGGTGTTTGAAGACCTCCCTAACCTAGCCCCACCTCCTACCTTCCAGTAACACCAGCCTCCTGTtcattccatgaacaagactctTCATCTTTCAGCTCCGGGAATTCTCTCTGACCATCCTCCATGCTTGGAAGGCTCCCcctccccttaattctagtgcctcccctCTGTTAAATTATGTCCTGTTTATACTATAtatgagggcagctagatggtgcagtagatagattgctgggactggagtctggaagacttcctgagttcaaatctagcctctgacatttagtagctgtgtgactctgggcaagtcactttaccctgtttgcctcagtttcctcatcaataaaatgagttggagaaggaaatagcaaaccactctgatatctttgccaagaaaacccagaaaggtcatgaggagtcagacaggactgaaaagtgACTAACCAATAATCCTGTCTCTagcttgtttgcatgttatctcccctgaGGACAGGAAATGGTTTTTGCCtgtttgtatcaccagcacttagcccagaacccagcacatagtaggcgattaataaatgttgatcaaTTGATTGGCCTGAATCATCCAATTCAAGGCTGCAGTTGGAGATTTCATGATACATTTTGCTAAGTGGGAGGCCAGGGTGGTCATGTTGAGACAGTGGCCCACCTTGATCAGGAATTACTAGTTTAAAGGGAGATGTCTCTGAGGGCCAGATCGGGGATCTCCGACTCCCAGTAGGAGGTGTTCTTCAAGCCCAAGGAATGTTGGCTGCTAGTGGGGAGGGGAGATCCCAGAACTAGAAGTCCTCAGAGGCATGGGGGAAGGGGCTGACAGATGGATGGGAGGGGACAGCCGCTTGCTCCTAGCTTCCCTGATCAGCAACTCTTCTGTAGGCCTCCCCCCTTGTAGCTCCTGCTGGTATCAGGCTGAAGCCTCTTTCCCCTGAGTGCCTTGGGCTGTCTTCATTCACCCATATCTTATTTAGCCTTGCTGGACCCTGAGCCCTTCAAGGCAAAGCACCAGGCACTCCAAGTGTGTCCCCCAAGACTTGGTGTTGAATGAATGACTCCCAGGGTGTCCCCAATCCTTCACCAGAGTTCCAGAGAACCCCAGGAAGAAAGAAGGCTGTCTGTGAGCTCTCTCCACCCGGCTCCTGCTGCTCACCTgaccctctctctttcccagcccTATCTAATTAAGAAGGAGGCCAAAGCTCCAGCTGTTTGCTTCTttgatttgacctcaggtctcaGGGCAGGTCCCTGCCTCCATCTTCCTttcctgggcaatcccctgctaTTGCATGCAAGGTTTTGCCAGTGAGTGATCTAATGCCTCACTACTCAACTCAGGTCTACCCAGACCTTCCTCCTGTGTCTAAGTTTCAGTGCCATTTCCCCTGGGCAGCCAGAACTCCTGTTCCTTGCCCCTCACCCCAGCCCCACCACGGGGACAAGGGACAAGGCAGGGGCTTAAAAAATAAACGGGCGTTGGTGATTTATTGGCCTGGTCTAAGGAAAAGAGGATGGGGGAGTGAATGGCAGAAGGGTTCAATGAGGGGCAGGAAAGCAGCCACCTTGGCCCCACAGGTCTTAGCCATTGTCGCAGTCAGTGTAATTCCTATGGGGAGACATGTGGTGGGCCACAAAGCGGAAGGCAAAGCGAATCCCCTCAACGGTTCTTCTCTCAATGTCTCCTATCAGTTGGCTCATGGTCCGAAGCACGTTACCAGTTCCAGACAACAGCCCAGAGGTCAGAACAGATCGGGCCCCACTCAGCAGGTTGGTCATGGAGCGCAGGGCAGTCCCTGTGCCATGAAGTATGTCGGTCATGGACGTGTGGCTGGCATTCAGAAGCCCAGTGGCTGTGCCCATGGCTGTCTCTGTCCAGACCAGGATGTCAGTCAGAGAACGGATGggcccttccccaccccccaccagaCTGGTGATGGACCTCATGTAGCTGTCATTATCACTGTCGTCCTCACCAGTCAGGAAAGTGCTGGGCCGTGGGCTGAGAGGCTGGGGGGCCATGGCCACCTGGCATACAGGGTTGTAAACCGGGGGGCAGACGATGGAGTTGTTAGACTGGGCAGCCTCCAGTTCAGGCAACATCTCCCTCTCAAAGATGAGCAAGAGCTGGCTATTGGGGATGTGAGCATCATCCTCACTCAAGTCCTGGCTTTTGGATAAAGGTAGGACCTCCCCGGCGTCCAAGTAGATCAGAGAGGAGTTATCATCATTCTGAGTAAGGTTCTGGTCTGCTTCACTGACAGGCTCTGACTTGCCGCTAGGAAGGGGGATCACATCATTCTTATTGCTTACGGCAGTCTCAGGGTTTTCATTTTCTGTGGGGACAGCTCCAGCATCCTGTGATGAGAAGGAGCTCATCTATCCCCTCTGCCACTTGCAGGTGGTCTTGAGGCAAGTGGCCATGAACTTGTTGGGGGTCCTGGAGCCCAGCTGGGCTGGGCCCTTGTAGGCAGTGAGGTCACAGGGGCCAGGGGAGAGCTGATGATGTCACAGGCACCAGGAGTAGGAGCCTCGTCCATGGGATGAGTCTGGAGATCTTCCTCCCAGGAAGAATCCCCAGGCCACTGAGGCAAGGTACCTGAGTCGATTGGGCagatataaaagaaatttaaaaaaaaaaacaaaacaccaagcTATAGAGTGAGGGGAGTGGGAGGTGGTAAGACTCAACTGACAagctgggagtggggtggggtgggatggggtgggatggggtcCAAGCTTCCATCCAGGCTAGGGACCTTCCCCAAGCTGGAGGCCAGGTTTCCTTCTCCGTCAGAAAAGGCCTGAAGGCCATCCTTTCTTCACCACTAGCTGACCTTCACAGAACTTTAGAAAGCCAAAGTGGACCATGACCTGGGCTACCCCATTGATCTCTAGGAGTGGGAAGTTTATTGGTGATGCCTGATATTCCTGAGGAAGGACCCCTTGGGCTAGGCCAGGGAGGGTTTTACCTGGAGGCCTTCGAGATGAGCTCATCATGGTAGGAGGGGGTCTTCCACCTCACAGCCCTTATATCACAGGGCcttcaatcaattgatcaacaagTATGGAAGGGACTgctctctgtgccaggcactgaggaaaCATGAGAAAAGGGAGTAAtgatctgaggcagtatttgaactcaggtcttcctgaagccAGGCTGTCTCCACTGTGTTGCCTGGTGGATTTTTAGGGTAAGTGAGGAGTGAAGGATCTGCACTCCTGGAATGATGGTGGTGAGTTTGGGGGTGAAGATAAGGACAGACTGAGTCTAAGATGCCTCCAAGATATCCCATTACAGTGTCCAGTAAGCAGCTGGTGATTCCATACTAGCTCCCCAGAGCCGGACCTGGATCTGTCCCTAAGATctatctgggagtcatctgcagagagatgatCATTTAACCCACAGGAGCtagtgaggtcacaaagagagagagtgtatgtgtagagagagaagagaggagggtccTGGACCTTTGGGAACATCCCCAGTTAGGGAATATGATATGGATGAAAAGCcaacaaaagaaacagaggcaggaaggcaggaggaaTGTCATGGTGCCATACTCACCCCTTAGCCATGGTCTGTAGATTTCTCATGCCTGTCTATTGATCTGGAACTCTGGGACCACTAGGTCCTCCAAGTCAAGGTTCCTATGGACTCTGGAGCCTGATCCCCAGCAAGAGGGAAACAAGCCAAGGATGGgtcctcctcccctgccccccaactCCGTCATAGGATGCAATCACAGAGGTGGATTGTGGAAGTCaaatcctcttcccctccacctgACTTTCCTGGTGACCTAGTGGTGGACAGCTCCATGGAACCCTGCCCTTTGGTCTTCAGCAGCTCCCTACTCTTCCTGGTGGTGGCTGCtgtcgacctgaaagtttggttaaaaaggcaaacaggctgaatGCATCTTGTTTATTCTCTTAAAGTTGGTGGTTATGTGGCcgtggagccagaaggaaatctCTGACTGACTGTTAcaggaatgaccaggcttaaatctgttttaggacaatccaagggtgtctgtgtccctcagatttatggtctccatatgTGTTTAACTAGACCgtgagaaaagaatttcttaattggataggttGTAAATATAGTAAGATAAGGGAgctgacaaagtttcaattgaaattatgacccaggatatcatgtattttctttaccattaacatgccataacatagtatatgttcacaaaatattaagatatggaaaaagtcccatcattcaagatagtgtcttgggttaagggtctcataaagtaTGCTAAGTCAGTCCcttctggccttgttgacataagaagaggtattctctgagtttacttcagagaacaaagagactgttaggtcTTGATTGAgtaattcaagctctggcccttattaaaatccaaaaatgatattaaatattatcgCTGCAGTATGGGTCTGATACCACATGACCCGTCCCCCTACATACATTTCTTTAGCTTACAGTGAGGACCTCAGGGACCATTTgttcagccttttcattttacagaggaagaaattgaggtcatCAGgctgatttgtccaaggtctcatCAGTAACAAGTGGCAGAGGTGGGGTCCCTATCCTCCTTTCGATGTACCTACCAGCTGCTTCAAGGAAATCAggtcagagagggaaaggaacttTACTGGGGTCACACAGGAGTTTAGATGAAAGCAGTCATAACTAAAACCCAGGCTTCCTGGCTCCCAGGAATAGTGTCACCTCTTAAAGTCAGGGAGAAGCCTTACCCTGATAGTCAGGACAGCCCTGATTCTGGCGGGGTGCGTGTCCTCAGGGCATCCTGACTGTAAAGCTAGCAGaatcattttacacaggaggaaactgaggcacagcaaCATGAAGAGATTCGTCCAAGTTCCCAAAGGTATGAAgcggcagagtcaggatttgaagccagttCCATTGACTCAG
The DNA window shown above is from Notamacropus eugenii isolate mMacEug1 chromosome 2, mMacEug1.pri_v2, whole genome shotgun sequence and carries:
- the TEX44 gene encoding testis-expressed protein 44 — encoded protein: MSSFSSQDAGAVPTENENPETAVSNKNDVIPLPSGKSEPVSEADQNLTQNDDNSSLIYLDAGEVLPLSKSQDLSEDDAHIPNSQLLLIFEREMLPELEAAQSNNSIVCPPVYNPVCQVAMAPQPLSPRPSTFLTGEDDSDNDSYMRSITSLVGGGEGPIRSLTDILVWTETAMGTATGLLNASHTSMTDILHGTGTALRSMTNLLSGARSVLTSGLLSGTGNVLRTMSQLIGDIERRTVEGIRFAFRFVAHHMSPHRNYTDCDNG